A stretch of the Methanocella sp. genome encodes the following:
- a CDS encoding ABC transporter ATP-binding protein yields MDTVIETNNLTKFYGKNRGIKDVNITVRKGDIFGFLGPNGAGKSTTIRTLLDFIRPSSGSATILGMDCQKDSLAIRRRTGYVPGDANLYGHMTGWKYLEYIGGIRGRYDAASAKKYAERFEIRLDRRMREYSSGMRQKVILIQALMNDPDLVIMDEPTKGLDPLVQQIFMDVVREEASHGKTIFMSSHVLSEVEKVCNRVAIIKEGSIVAEEDMESLKRKAGKVVEVKFRGPKPEPFAISGIGNVAQLNGYYRMTVAGDIRNILRDLASYDVEDVNIHPMTLEDIFMQYYTPGVK; encoded by the coding sequence ATGGACACTGTCATAGAGACGAACAACCTGACCAAGTTCTACGGGAAAAACCGGGGCATTAAAGACGTGAATATCACCGTGCGAAAAGGGGATATTTTCGGCTTCCTCGGGCCCAATGGTGCGGGCAAATCTACCACGATCCGCACGCTGCTCGACTTTATCCGGCCGTCGAGTGGCAGCGCGACAATCTTAGGCATGGACTGCCAGAAGGACTCGCTCGCGATCCGTAGACGTACGGGGTACGTCCCTGGTGACGCGAACCTCTATGGCCACATGACCGGCTGGAAGTATCTCGAGTATATCGGCGGCATCCGGGGCCGGTACGATGCGGCGTCGGCTAAAAAGTACGCGGAGCGCTTTGAAATCCGGCTCGACCGCAGGATGCGGGAGTACTCCAGCGGTATGCGGCAGAAGGTCATCCTCATCCAGGCGCTCATGAACGACCCAGACCTCGTCATCATGGACGAGCCGACGAAGGGGCTGGACCCGCTGGTGCAGCAGATCTTCATGGACGTGGTCCGAGAAGAGGCCTCCCATGGTAAGACCATCTTTATGTCGTCCCACGTTCTATCCGAAGTCGAAAAGGTCTGCAATCGCGTCGCGATCATCAAGGAGGGCTCCATCGTTGCCGAGGAGGATATGGAGAGCCTGAAGCGGAAGGCGGGCAAGGTCGTCGAGGTGAAGTTCCGGGGTCCGAAGCCGGAGCCCTTCGCGATCAGTGGCATCGGCAACGTGGCACAGCTCAACGGGTACTATCGGATGACCGTGGCCGGCGATATCCGGAACATCCTCCGCGACCTCGCATCCTATGACGTCGAGGATGTGAACATTCACCCGATGACGCTGGAGGACATTTTCATGCAGTATTATACGCCCGGAGTGAAGTGA
- a CDS encoding ABC transporter permease subunit: protein MAFEILKQTLKDKYMGTVIVAVLIFLYIFWLASFYPSVKPMVSGYDQLLQNPSMKAFFGDSVVSMTTFSGFMTLEVFSYMGLVVGAFFIFMVASFVAGEIDQKSSELLLSLPVSRVNVILSRFATLLPFIALVMIGEIAGIYLGGRYIGEDPSIKWFGIAILFMGVFTLAVGAMTLLISSLMSDGRRAALLSLGVLLAMFLVENIGSMVTSIDWARKLSLFHYARIADIVNTQTVDWTNMGILLLAVIVFTALAVVAFRQRDINVT, encoded by the coding sequence ATGGCCTTCGAGATCCTGAAGCAGACCCTGAAGGACAAATACATGGGCACGGTCATCGTGGCCGTACTGATATTCCTGTACATCTTCTGGCTGGCGTCCTTCTACCCGTCGGTCAAGCCCATGGTCAGCGGCTATGACCAGCTCCTCCAGAACCCCTCGATGAAAGCTTTCTTTGGCGACAGCGTAGTCAGCATGACCACGTTCTCCGGCTTCATGACCCTGGAGGTGTTCAGCTACATGGGTTTAGTGGTCGGCGCTTTCTTTATTTTCATGGTCGCCTCCTTCGTGGCCGGCGAGATAGACCAGAAAAGCTCCGAGCTGCTCCTTTCTCTGCCCGTCAGCCGGGTGAACGTCATCCTCTCCCGTTTCGCGACGCTGCTGCCATTTATCGCCCTGGTCATGATCGGGGAGATAGCCGGCATTTATCTTGGGGGCCGCTATATCGGCGAAGACCCCAGCATTAAGTGGTTCGGCATCGCCATCCTGTTCATGGGCGTTTTTACGCTGGCCGTCGGCGCCATGACCCTGCTCATCTCGTCGCTCATGAGCGACGGGCGACGGGCGGCGCTGTTATCGCTAGGGGTCCTGCTGGCCATGTTCCTGGTGGAGAATATCGGCTCAATGGTCACGAGCATCGACTGGGCCAGGAAGCTCTCGCTGTTCCATTACGCCCGGATCGCCGACATCGTGAACACGCAGACAGTGGACTGGACGAATATGGGAATATTGCTGCTGGCTGTGATCGTATTCACGGCGCTCGCCGTCGTCGCCTTCCGACAGCGGGACATCAATGTCACCTGA
- a CDS encoding ABC transporter ATP-binding protein — translation METVIETMNLTKFYGKSRGIKDVSITVNRGDIFGFLGPNGAGKSTTIRTLLDFIRPSAGSATIFGLDCRKDSVAIKKRIGYIPGDFGLYGHMTGWKFLEYFGRVRGGYDAAAAKAYAKKMDIKLDRKMKEYSRGMRQKVAIIQAFMNNPDLIIMDEPTTGLDPLIQQTFMDMLHEEAGRDCTIFMSSHVLSEVEKACNRVAIIKEGAIVAEEQVEALRQKAGKVLEVRFAEPLNREIFYLPGISNVSRNNGGYRMTVTGNMEELLQEISKHRLADISIHQMTLEDVFMHYYEGAK, via the coding sequence ATGGAAACGGTAATAGAGACGATGAACCTGACAAAATTCTACGGCAAGAGCCGCGGGATAAAAGACGTGAGCATCACCGTTAACAGGGGCGACATCTTCGGCTTTTTAGGCCCCAACGGCGCTGGAAAATCGACGACCATAAGGACTCTTCTGGACTTCATCCGGCCTTCGGCCGGGTCGGCCACCATCTTCGGCCTGGACTGCCGGAAGGACTCCGTGGCCATTAAAAAGCGCATCGGCTATATACCCGGCGATTTCGGGCTTTATGGCCACATGACCGGCTGGAAGTTCCTCGAGTACTTCGGCCGCGTACGGGGAGGATACGATGCCGCGGCGGCTAAGGCTTATGCGAAGAAAATGGACATCAAGCTTGACCGTAAGATGAAGGAGTATTCGCGGGGCATGCGCCAGAAGGTCGCTATCATACAGGCCTTCATGAATAACCCCGACCTAATCATCATGGATGAGCCCACGACCGGCCTGGACCCGCTGATCCAGCAGACCTTTATGGACATGCTGCATGAGGAAGCTGGGCGCGACTGTACGATATTCATGTCGTCCCACGTCCTCTCCGAAGTCGAGAAGGCCTGTAACCGGGTGGCCATCATCAAGGAAGGGGCTATTGTTGCGGAAGAGCAGGTAGAGGCGCTCCGGCAGAAGGCGGGCAAGGTGCTCGAGGTGAGGTTCGCCGAGCCGCTGAACCGCGAAATATTCTATCTGCCCGGCATCAGCAACGTCTCCCGGAACAACGGCGGTTACCGCATGACCGTCACGGGTAATATGGAAGAGCTGCTGCAGGAAATTTCAAAACACCGGCTGGCCGACATCAGCATCCACCAGATGACGCTCGAGGACGTGTTCATGCACTACTACGAGGGGGCGAAGTAG
- a CDS encoding carbohydrate kinase family protein, giving the protein MFDVFCYGAISLDISGRLERPMREYEQATATDYMMSIGGDAALVALTLSSMGLSAGLAGSPVGEDPMGAYILDSLKKDGIKAMMPMIGKTAMTSIVIDKNKRSTITFHDNTPEEQIPIPEEITDTGCIYVDGCFGRNGAIIAVKARAKGIKTVLNFDLPSGPHMGLYDVVIASEKVSKLFSDDPVEAARMIHEANNGLAIVTLGEMGCICCDGAMISVPAFEVGSVDTTGAGAAFAAGFILAQLRDMPLEDSLEFASAAGALKVMARGSYRKMSEQDVFGLISAHKNQ; this is encoded by the coding sequence ATGTTCGATGTCTTTTGCTACGGCGCCATCTCGCTGGACATATCTGGCCGGCTTGAGCGCCCGATGCGGGAATATGAGCAGGCCACGGCGACCGATTACATGATGTCGATAGGGGGCGACGCGGCGCTGGTCGCCCTGACGCTGTCAAGTATGGGTCTGAGTGCCGGGCTGGCCGGCAGCCCCGTGGGCGAAGACCCGATGGGCGCCTATATCCTCGACTCGCTAAAGAAGGACGGCATTAAGGCGATGATGCCCATGATTGGCAAGACTGCCATGACGTCCATCGTTATCGATAAGAATAAGCGCTCGACCATCACGTTCCACGATAATACGCCCGAGGAACAAATACCGATCCCTGAAGAAATTACCGATACAGGATGCATATACGTCGACGGCTGCTTCGGCAGGAACGGCGCCATTATCGCAGTAAAGGCAAGGGCGAAAGGCATAAAGACTGTGTTGAATTTTGACCTGCCGTCAGGGCCTCACATGGGCCTTTACGACGTCGTCATCGCGAGCGAGAAGGTCTCAAAGCTCTTTTCGGACGACCCGGTGGAAGCCGCCAGAATGATCCATGAGGCCAATAATGGCCTGGCAATAGTGACGCTTGGCGAGATGGGCTGCATATGCTGCGACGGGGCGATGATCAGCGTACCGGCTTTCGAAGTGGGATCCGTGGATACGACGGGTGCCGGTGCGGCGTTCGCGGCAGGCTTCATCCTTGCGCAGCTCAGGGATATGCCCCTCGAGGACAGCCTCGAGTTCGCAAGCGCGGCCGGGGCGCTAAAAGTGATGGCGAGGGGCAGCTACAGGAAGATGTCGGAGCAGGATGTGTTCGGGCTTATTTCAGCCCATAAGAATCAATAA
- a CDS encoding carboxypeptidase-like regulatory domain-containing protein translates to MRRIFHFITFMTIFILFWACLILPCNALTQGGSISGKVFFNTGQAVPEGTVVKLVNGSNESDYIAGFNVTPDQNGFYQFVNVSHGFYKVYAWSPYYAEGYSDGLFVTTNETYTSSVVLIAMPYYANITASTYHVTYGNSADITVQVNDYWGRSVGPGWQILLRTTVGMLNPDSAFTDNNGKVYSNLPWEDNTTPADITAFAISSNGSSYGLEENITVATATATPTVTASVTVTPTASPTVAPNATVTIMPTATALPTTTVTPMSTPGFMLIGALVALGLVLAFKINK, encoded by the coding sequence ATGAGAAGGATATTCCACTTTATCACTTTCATGACAATTTTCATATTATTCTGGGCCTGCCTGATATTGCCCTGTAACGCTCTTACACAGGGCGGCAGCATCAGCGGCAAGGTCTTTTTTAATACGGGCCAGGCCGTGCCCGAGGGGACCGTCGTGAAGCTGGTCAACGGCTCGAACGAGTCCGATTATATCGCGGGTTTCAATGTGACCCCGGACCAGAACGGCTTCTACCAGTTCGTCAATGTTTCTCATGGCTTTTACAAGGTCTACGCCTGGTCGCCTTATTACGCGGAAGGATATTCGGACGGGCTGTTCGTGACCACGAACGAAACGTATACGAGCAGCGTCGTCCTCATCGCAATGCCCTACTATGCTAACATAACGGCCAGCACCTATCATGTCACCTACGGCAACAGCGCCGACATCACGGTCCAGGTAAACGATTACTGGGGCCGCTCCGTCGGGCCCGGCTGGCAGATACTGCTGAGGACGACCGTCGGCATGCTGAACCCGGACAGCGCCTTCACCGACAACAACGGCAAAGTATATTCGAACCTGCCCTGGGAGGATAATACGACGCCGGCCGATATCACGGCTTTTGCCATCTCATCCAATGGCAGCTCCTATGGCCTGGAGGAGAACATCACGGTCGCTACGGCAACGGCCACACCGACCGTCACCGCGTCCGTGACCGTTACACCGACCGCCAGCCCCACTGTCGCCCCCAATGCTACCGTAACGATCATGCCGACCGCAACCGCTCTTCCTACGACTACAGTAACTCCGATGTCTACCCCGGGCTTCATGCTTATCGGTGCGCTCGTCGCGCTCGGCTTAGTGCTGGCATTCAAGATAAATAAATAA
- a CDS encoding AbrB/MazE/SpoVT family DNA-binding domain-containing protein encodes MVELKKGKYIFGTVKVGERGQIVIPKEAREIFDIGPGDELLVLGDVDQGIAIVKADLMKKIALEILEGASKIKDVLGNDD; translated from the coding sequence ATGGTTGAGCTTAAAAAGGGAAAATACATTTTCGGGACAGTCAAAGTCGGCGAGCGTGGACAGATCGTCATACCGAAAGAAGCTCGGGAAATATTCGACATCGGGCCCGGAGACGAGCTACTAGTCCTGGGCGATGTGGATCAAGGCATCGCCATCGTCAAAGCAGACCTTATGAAAAAGATCGCCTTAGAGATCCTGGAAGGTGCGAGTAAAATAAAGGACGTGTTAGGAAACGATGATTGA
- a CDS encoding class I SAM-dependent methyltransferase has translation MEQRVIETGEGIQGEFNVRTYDLMQRDLRDKGWIETNDLIKSGINSGLALEIGSGPGYLGLEWLKKTEGTSLKAVEISRDMIGVARRNAEEYGLASRCEFKQGRAEEIPFNDGTFDAVFTNGSLHEWSKPKKAFDEIFRVLKPGGKYYISDLKRNMNPLVVWFLKINTKPKEIRPGLKSSIAAAYTKSEIVEILAGTKLKTTLVFENLLGLQIKGVK, from the coding sequence ATGGAACAAAGAGTTATCGAGACTGGCGAGGGAATACAAGGAGAATTCAATGTCCGGACCTATGACCTTATGCAAAGAGATCTCCGTGATAAGGGCTGGATCGAGACTAATGACCTAATCAAATCGGGGATTAACAGCGGTTTGGCGCTTGAGATAGGCTCGGGGCCTGGCTACTTGGGCCTGGAGTGGCTTAAAAAGACCGAAGGGACCAGCCTTAAGGCGGTCGAGATAAGCCGGGACATGATCGGCGTTGCCCGGAGAAACGCCGAGGAGTACGGCCTTGCATCACGATGCGAATTTAAACAAGGCAGGGCGGAAGAGATACCCTTTAATGATGGAACATTTGACGCCGTCTTTACCAATGGCTCTTTGCATGAGTGGAGCAAACCTAAAAAGGCATTTGATGAGATCTTTCGCGTTCTGAAACCCGGTGGTAAATATTATATAAGCGACTTAAAGAGAAATATGAATCCACTCGTTGTCTGGTTTTTAAAAATCAATACTAAGCCAAAAGAGATCAGGCCAGGGCTTAAGAGTTCGATCGCCGCCGCATATACGAAAAGCGAGATAGTGGAGATCCTGGCCGGGACGAAATTGAAAACGACATTGGTTTTTGAGAATCTATTAGGTCTTCAGATAAAAGGTGTAAAATAA
- a CDS encoding response regulator transcription factor: MNPIVSIGIADDEPDILYLFRLILEKRGFSIVYLARDGEEAVDRQRKTPADVVFLDYCMPFMDGLEASEKIKGEFPDTKVILMTCGEDIGQYVPPSADILILKKPFVFKAMIDMIFESAST; encoded by the coding sequence GTGAATCCCATAGTATCCATTGGCATTGCTGACGATGAGCCCGATATCCTGTACCTTTTCCGGCTTATTCTCGAAAAGCGCGGCTTCTCCATCGTTTACCTGGCCCGTGATGGCGAGGAGGCCGTGGACCGGCAAAGGAAGACGCCTGCGGACGTCGTCTTCCTGGACTACTGCATGCCCTTCATGGACGGGCTGGAAGCATCGGAAAAGATCAAGGGGGAATTCCCGGATACGAAGGTAATCCTGATGACATGCGGCGAAGATATAGGCCAGTATGTCCCCCCGTCAGCCGATATCCTGATCCTAAAAAAGCCGTTTGTCTTTAAGGCCATGATCGATATGATCTTCGAATCCGCCAGCACATGA
- a CDS encoding MBL fold metallo-hydrolase, whose amino-acid sequence MEVIGIQIKFLGATREVGRSAFLLNERVLLDYGIKPSDPPEYPQGSPRPETIVVSHGHLDHCGVVPNLMDLEPVVLSTLPTKHLTRLLAEDTLEIAERGSIPPFDPNDMQMLMRRTRELDYNEDYSTDDYTITLLDAGHIPGSALTYVDFDGDTLLYTGDIKNSDTRLLKGSKIHYPAAKSLLLESTYFGKEHQDRKALEEQFIESIRYTLDTGGNVVIPCFAIGRTQEILLILKEYGIRCFVDGMGTEVTEILLKNPKFVRDSGRLKSAYGSATTVKGPMRRSVLDEPSVVVTTAGMLNGGPVLYYLQNMYDNPKNKVILTGFQVDGTNGRMALDTGTLEVDGEILPLRCKLEQYSFSAHSGDAELKAIVKHMCDQGTENVFCVHGDHTWDFAEWIKKEIGVNAFAPRLGEEYIV is encoded by the coding sequence CTGGAGGTTATTGGCATTCAGATCAAGTTCCTTGGCGCAACCCGCGAAGTCGGCCGTTCCGCCTTCCTGCTGAATGAGCGCGTGCTGCTGGATTATGGGATCAAGCCATCCGACCCCCCCGAATATCCCCAGGGGAGCCCCAGGCCGGAGACCATCGTCGTCTCCCACGGCCACCTGGACCACTGCGGCGTCGTCCCGAACTTAATGGACCTTGAGCCGGTCGTACTCTCCACGCTCCCGACGAAACACCTTACAAGGCTATTGGCCGAAGACACGCTGGAGATCGCCGAGCGAGGCAGCATCCCGCCCTTTGATCCCAATGATATGCAGATGCTCATGCGGCGGACCCGGGAACTGGACTATAACGAGGATTATTCTACTGACGATTATACCATCACCCTGCTGGACGCGGGCCACATACCAGGCAGCGCCCTCACTTACGTCGATTTCGACGGGGATACGCTGCTGTATACCGGCGACATCAAGAACTCCGACACCCGGCTTCTTAAAGGATCGAAGATCCACTACCCGGCGGCGAAGTCGCTGCTGCTGGAGAGCACATACTTCGGCAAGGAGCACCAGGACAGGAAGGCCCTGGAGGAACAGTTCATCGAGTCCATCCGCTATACGCTCGATACGGGAGGTAACGTGGTCATACCCTGCTTCGCCATCGGCCGGACTCAGGAGATCCTGCTCATTTTGAAGGAGTACGGCATCCGCTGCTTCGTGGACGGCATGGGCACGGAGGTCACGGAGATTTTGCTTAAGAATCCGAAGTTCGTCCGGGACTCCGGCCGGCTCAAGTCCGCCTATGGTAGCGCCACTACGGTGAAAGGCCCAATGCGGCGCTCGGTGCTGGACGAGCCATCGGTGGTCGTCACCACGGCCGGCATGCTCAACGGCGGCCCGGTCCTTTATTATTTACAGAACATGTACGATAACCCGAAGAACAAGGTCATCCTGACCGGCTTCCAGGTGGACGGCACGAACGGCCGCATGGCGCTCGATACGGGAACCCTGGAGGTCGACGGCGAGATATTGCCGCTCCGGTGTAAGCTGGAACAATATAGTTTTTCAGCCCATAGCGGGGATGCGGAGCTCAAGGCCATCGTGAAGCACATGTGCGACCAGGGCACGGAGAACGTGTTCTGCGTCCACGGAGATCATACCTGGGACTTCGCCGAATGGATCAAGAAAGAGATCGGCGTCAACGCCTTTGCCCCGAGGCTCGGGGAAGAATATATCGTATGA